A region from the Silene latifolia isolate original U9 population chromosome 7, ASM4854445v1, whole genome shotgun sequence genome encodes:
- the LOC141592592 gene encoding cytidine deaminase 1, translating to MDHLKFMIESHEAEAMAKKHGLKSVLHLLPLIVRSTRKLARPPISGFSVSAAGLSSDGRIFIGVNVEFPGLPLHHSIHAEQFLITNLSRYPDTTLTNVVVSAYPCGHCRQFLQEIRGAPDIQIYVLQDDDYDHDHDHDQLVKINGFFRPLSYFLPHRFGPDDLLEKDVPLILETHENGLVLVDEFTKGQNGNLNLVANGFSSDVISAALEAANRSHAPYSGYPSGMALIDDKGNVYKGSYMESAAYNPSLGPVQAAVIAYIAAARDGAEAEAEDGYGYGRIVGGVLVEKEGAAVRQEETVRLFLKTVMPNCAFHVYHCKDSSSPIKGESESELKLELELELEL from the coding sequence ATGGACCACCTAAAATTCATGATCGAATCACATGAAGCAGAAGCAATGGCTAAAAAACACGGTCTTAAATCTGTACTCCATCTTCTACCTCTCATTGTTAGATCCACCCGTAAATTAGCCCGTCCTCCAATTTCCGGGTTTTCGGTCTCCGCCGCCGGGTTATCATCCGACGGTCGAATTTTTATTGGGGTCAATGTTGAATTTCCAGGATTACCCCTCCATCATTCCATCCACGCTGAACAATTTCTCATTACTAATTTGTCTCGGTATCCCGATACTACCCTTACTAATGTCGTCGTTTCGGCGTACCCTTGTGGGCATTGCCgtcaatttcttcaggaaattaGAGGTGCACCTGATATTCAGATATATGTGTTACAAGACGACGATTACGATCACGATCACGATCACGATCAATTGGTTAAAATTAACGGGTTTTTTCGGCCGTTATCGTATTTTTTACCGCATCGGTTTGGACCCGATGATTTGTTGGAAAAAGATGTGCCATTGATTTTGGAAACTCATGAGAATGGGTTGGTTTTGGTTGATGAATTTACAAAAGGGCAAAATGGTAATTTAAATTTAGTAGCAAACGGTTTTTCGTCGGATGTTATTTCGGCGGCATTGGAGGCTGCGAATCGGTCTCATGCGCCATATAGTGGGTACCCTTCAGGAATGGCATTGATTGATGACAAGGGAAATGTTTATAAAGGGTCTTATATGGAGTCTGCTGCTTATAATCCGAGTCTCGGCCCTGTTCAAGCGGCCGTAATCGCTTATATTGCGGCCGCGAGAGACGGGGCCGAGGCCGAGGCTGAGGATGGGTATGGGTATGGGAGGATTGTTGGGGGAGTGTTGGTTGAGAAGGAAGGTGCTGCTGTTAGACAGGAAGAGACTGTGCGATTGTTTTTGAAGACTGTTATGCCTAATTGTGCATTTCATGTTTATCATTGTAAAGATTCAAGTTCTCCAATTAAGGGGGAATCGGAATCGGAATTgaaattggaattggaattggaattggaattgtaG